A genomic window from Cricetulus griseus strain 17A/GY chromosome 4, alternate assembly CriGri-PICRH-1.0, whole genome shotgun sequence includes:
- the Pth1r gene encoding parathyroid hormone/parathyroid hormone-related peptide receptor isoform X2, whose protein sequence is MGAARIAPGLALLLCCPVLSSAYALVDADDVFTKEEQIFLLHRAQAQCDKLLKEVLRTAANIMDSDKGWTPASTSGKPRKEKASGKFYPESKENKEVPTGNRRRGRPCLPEWDNIVCWPLGAPGEVVAVPCPDYIYDFNHKGHAYRRCDRNGSWEVVPGHNRTWANYSECLKFMTNETREREVFDRLGMIYTVGYSMSLASLTVAVLILAYFRRLHCTRNYIHMHMFLSFMLRAASIFVKDAVLYSGFTLDEAERLTEEELHIIAQVPPPPAAAAVGYAGCRVAVTFFLYFLATNYYWILVEGLYLHSLIFMAFFSEKKYLWGFTIFGWGLPAVFVAVWVGVRATLANTGCWDLSSGHKKWIIQVPILASVVINFILFINIIRVLATKLRETNAGRCDTRQQYRKLLRSTLVLVPLFGVHYTVFMALPYTEVSGTLWQIQMHYEMLFNSFQGFFVAIIYCFCNGEVQAEIRKSWSRWTLALDFKRKARSGSSSYSYGPMVSHTSVTNVGPRAGLSLPLSPRLLPAATTNGHSQLPGHAKPGAPAVESETIPITMAVPKDDGFLNGSCSGLDEEASGSARPPRLLQEEWETVM, encoded by the exons CCAACATAATGGATTCAGACAAGGGGTGGACACCAGCATCCACGTCCGGGAAGCCCAGGAAAGAGAAGGCTTCGGGAAAGTTCTACCCTGAGTCTAAAGAGAACAAGGAGGTGCCCACTGGCAACAGGCGCCGAG GACGTCCCTGCCTGCCAGAGTGGGACAACATCGTTTGCTGGCCACTAGGGGCGCCAGGTGAAGTGGTGGCAGTGCCCTGTCCAGACTACATTTATGACTTCAATCACAAAG GCCATGCCTACAGACGCTGTGATCGCAATGGCAGCTGGGAGGTGGTTCCCGGACACAACCGGACATGGGCCAACTACAGCGAGTGCCTCAAGTTCATGACCAACGAGACTCGAGAACGG GAAGTGTTTGACCGTCTAGGGATGATCTACACCGTGGGATACTCCATGTCCCTGGCCTCCCTTACCGTGGCTGTGCTCATCCTGGCCTATTTTAG GCGGCTGCACTGCACGCGCAACTACATCCACATGCACATGTTCCTGTCGTTTATGCTGCGCGCCGCGAGCATCTTCGTGAAGGACGCAGTGCTCTACTCTGGCTTCACGCTGGATGAGGCCGAGCGCCTCACAGAGGAAGAGTTGCACATCATCGCGCAGGTGCCGCCTCCGCCCGCTGCTGCCGCCGTTGGCTAT GCTGGCTGCCGTGTGGCTGTGACCTTCTTCCTTTACTTCCTGGCCACCAACTACTACTGGATTCTGGTGGAGGGGCTGTACCTGCACAGCCTCATCTTCATGGCTTTTTTCTCAGAGAAGAAGTACTTGTGGGGCTTCACCATCTTTGGCTGGG GTCTTCCAGCTGTCTTCGTGGCTGTGTGGGTCGGTGTGAGAGCAACCTTGGCCAACACTGG gtgctgggacctgaGCTCCGGGCACAAGAAGTGGATTATCCAGGTGCCCATCCTGGCGTCTGTTGTG ATCAACTTCATTCTCTTCATCAACATCATccgggtgcttgccaccaagcttcgGGAGACCAATGCGGGCCGGTGTGACACGAGGCAGCAGTACCG GAAGCTGCTCAGGTCCACACTGGTGCTCGTGCCGCTCTTTGGTGTCCACTACACTGTCTTCATGGCCTTGCCGTACACTGAGGTCTCAGGGACACTCTGGCAGATCCAGATGCACTATGAGATGCTCTTCAACTCCTTCCAG GGATTTTTTGTCGCCATCATATACTGTTTCTGCAATGGTGAG GTACAAGCAGAGATCAGGAAGTCTTGGAGCCGCTGGACACTGGCGCTGGACTTCAAGCGCAAAGCACGAAGTGGGAGTAGCAGCTATAGCTATGGCCCCATGGTGTCTCACACAAGTGTGACCAACGTTGGCCCCCGTGCAGGACTAAGCCTTCCCCTCAGCCCCCGCCTGCTGCCCGCCGCCACCACCAATGGCCACTCCCAGCTGCCTGGCCATGCCAAGCCAGGGGCTCCAGCCGTTGAGAGTGAAACCATACCTATTACCATGGCAGTTCCCAAGGACGATGGATTCCTTAACGGCTCCTGCTCAGGCCTGGATGAGGAGGCCTCTGGGTCTGCACGGCCACCTCGATTGTTGCAGGAAGAATGGGAAACAGTCATGTGA